ACGAAAAAGGATAAACAAGGACTTTTAAGCGCTTTATTGGACGATAGAATAGACCTGGTAACTACCGACCACGCCCCACACACATTGGATGAAAAACAAAAACCTTATTTCCGGTCGATGTCGGGGGCACCAATCGTTCAGCATTCGCTAAACATTATGCTTGAATTTTACAAACAAGGCCTGATTTCTCCGGAAAAAATTGTCGAAAAGATGTGTCATAACCCGGCTGTCCTTTACCGAATAGAGAAAAGAGGCTATATACGTGAGGGCTACTTTGCAGATCTATGCATTGTAGACCTAAATGCTGCCTGGACAGTTGGCAAAGAGAATATATTATCCAAATGCGGTTGGTCGCCACTCGAGGGTACCGTATTTCAAACGAAGGTGACCCATACATTTGTAAATGGCAACTTGGTTTATGATAACGGACAATTTAATGAAACAATAAAAGGGAGAGCCTTAACAACAACATATGAGTCATAAATCAATATTTCAGAATAGAAAATTGCTTATTGCAACAAAACATCTGAAAGAGAAAGTGATTGCACCAATTCTTGAAAAAGAATTAGGAGTCAATTGTTTCATTGATGAATCTTTTGATACAGACCTGTTAGGAACATTTACGGGAGAAGTAGAAAGAGAACTTGACCCTGTTTCAACCGTCAGAGAAAAATGTCTTCGGGCAATGAGACAAAACAACTGTGACTTGGGAGTAGCCAGTGAAGGTTCATTTGGGCCACACCCAACAATGTTTTTTATAAATGCCGATGATGAATTCCTGATTTTTATTGATACTCTGCATAGTGTCGAAATTATAGTAAGAGAGTTAAGCACATCAACCAATTTTAATGGAAAGCAACTACAAAGCGAAAGTGAACTCATGGCGTTTGCTCAACAGGCTGATTTCCCCAATCACGGTTTAATTCTCAGAAAATCGAAGGACGAAAACTCCGCTATTTTCAAAGGTATAACAGACCCTGAAACTTTAAAAAAAACATTTGAGCTTCTTTACTCAAAATACAATTCTGTTTATGCTGAAACAGACATGAGGGCAATGTACAATCCAACCCGAATGAATGTAATTGAGAAAGCTACGGAAAGATTGGTACAAAAAATAAAATCAACCTGCCCGCAGTGTCAAATGCCGGGCTTTGGAATCACCGAGGCAAAAAAAGGACTTGAATGTAGCCTATGCGGTTTACCAACAAACTCAACATTAAGTTACATTTACATTTGTCGACATTGTGGGTGTACAAAAGAAGAAATGTATCCAAACAATAAAACAACCGAAGACCCAATGTATTGTGACTATTGTAATCCATAAATAATGAAAAAGCAGGACACTGAGAGAGATTACTATTTAGCAATAATTCTTTTTAACAAAACATAATCATAGAAAGATTTTTTATTTGTATTTCGGGCGCATTGACATTCACTACATTTTCAATTCATTTTTACAATTACATGACGATGTAAATATAAAGAATACACAACGTGTAAATTTATATTATGTAATCATTGCATTCCAATTAGGAACAATCCTGCTAAAACATTTGGATAATTGCTTATGCCAAAAGATATAAACATTACTTTAATCCAAAAGGATTGGGATATTTACAGAGACATTCCCGGCCCATTTGATCTCAGTGCGCGGCATTGACCCTTATATGCGTCATGATCTGTTTGACCAGTGCTTCGTTTATTTTGGCATAACTTTCCTGCGTCCAGCCGGCCACATGGGGCGTGAGGATCACTCGAGGCGAAGTACGCAGATAATCAAACGCTTTTTGTTGTTCGGGCGTCAGCGTGGATAATTTTTCATTTTCCAACACATCCAACCCGGCGCCCCGAACCTTACCGCTTTCCAATCCTCTTACCACCGCTTCGAGTTGGACAATTTCGCCCCGGGCAATGTTGAGCAAAAAGAAAGGCCGTGCCACGGCGGCAATAAAATCATCATTAAGCATCAACCGGGTTTCGGACGTGAGCGGCACGTGCAGGCTGATAACATCGGCTTGGGCCATGATCGCTTCCATGGTCGATTCCTGCGCGTATTCATCGCCGTAATTCACTAAGTATTTATCATAGGCCAACACTCGGCAGCCAAATCCGTTCAAACGGCGGGCCGTGGCGCTGCCGTTGAAGCCGTAGCCGATCAGTCCTACGGTTTTGCCCATCAGCTCAATACCGCGATTGCCTTCGCGGTTCCAGAGTCCCTGCCGCACTTCACGGTCGGCTTTGACAATATGGGCAAACAACCCCAACAGCATTCCCACGGCATGCTCAGCTACGGCGTCGCGGTTTCCTTCGTTGGCCGCAAAGACCTGTATATCACGCCGGCGAATGGCTTCCAGATCGATCAGGTCAAGTCCGGCACCGGCCCGCGCCACAAAACGCAGTCGGGGTGCCTGCAGCAAAACCTCCTCATCAATCACGGTTTTACTCCGAATAACAAGCCCTTCATAGTCAGCAATGTGACTTAATATATGGGCGCGTTTAAAGGCAGGTTCATAACGATACGCCAACCCGGCTTCGTCGAGCATCGGAAACAACGAGGGGTGCATCTCATCCACTATTAAAATCTTCACGGGAGTGTCAGTTAGTAATCGGCACAAAAATAGTGCGGTTTATTCGTTAAATTGCAGCGTCATTACTAAAAACGATCATACTGATTTTAGGGCTAAACGCATAAAAAACAGGCTTCAGGACATTCCGGAGCCTTCCGTTCCCTTAGAATCTCATTCTTTATTCTTACTCATGAGCGAATTAAACCTTGATAAACCCGTCATTGGGATAACCATGGGAGACTACAACGGCGTAGGGCCGGAAGTCATTCTGAAAGTACTGCAAAATAACCAGTTAAACCGCATTTGTGTTCCCGTTATTTATGGCTCTATGCGTCTTCTGAATCGTTACCGCAATCAGATGGACATGAAAGAGTGGAATCTGTTCGGACTTCAGAAAATCGAACAGGCCAATCCGAAAGTCACCAACGTCATCACTTGCTGGCCCAATACCGACGAGGATATTCAGCCCGGCAAAGTCACTCCTGAGGCAGGAAAAGGGGCCTTTGAAAGCCTCAAACGGGCCGTGGAAGACCTGAAAGCGGGCAAACTTGATGCCTTGGTGACGGCTCCCATCAACAAGAATAACATACAGAACGACGAATTTAACTTTCCGGGCCATACCGAATACCTCGCCGAAGCTTTTGGCGTCAAAGAGCCGTTGATGTTTATGGTGAGTAATGTGCTGCGCGTAGGAGTGGTCACGGGCCACATGCCGCTTTCGGAAGTACCGGCACACATTACGAAAGAAAAAATCATTGCCAAACTACAGGCCATGCTCAAATCCCTGCGCGGTGATTTCGGCATCCGTAAACCCCGAATTGCCGTGTTGGGCCTCAACCCGCACGCGGGCGAAAACGGGCTGCTGGGCTCCGAAGAAGAGGAGATCATTACCCCCGCGCTCAAAGAACTGCGTAACAAAGGACAACTGATCTACGGCCCCTACCCTGCCGATGGCTTTTTTGCGGCCCAAACCTACCGAAAATTTGACGCCGTACTGGCCATGTACCACGATCAGGGGCTGACGCCGTTCAAAACCATTGCCTTCAGCGAAGGGGTTAATTTTACGGCGGGCTTACCCGTTGTTCGTACCTCTCCCGACCACGGCACAGCCTACGACATTGCGGGCAAAAACCAAGCAGATGAAACCTCCATCCGCCAAGCCATCTACACCGCCTGCGACATTGTGAAGCACCGCAAAGAGCAGGCCGAACTCGAAAAAAATGCCTTGAAAAAGAATCCTGTAGTCGAGAAAATGACCTCACAGGAAGAGAAGTAAAGAGAGGAGTCAGCAGTCAGCAGCCGGGAGTGAGAAGTAAGAAGCCCGGCCTGCCACTGCGGGAAGAATTGAGCTAAAAAATTAATTTTACAATTATGTCAAAAACAAAAGGTTTTCGGGAATTGCTTGTTTGGCAAAAAGACCATCAGTGTGCATTATATATAAGTTAACTCGAACTCTTCCTAAAGAAGAGC
Above is a window of Runella slithyformis DSM 19594 DNA encoding:
- a CDS encoding DUF6671 family protein — encoded protein: MSHKSIFQNRKLLIATKHLKEKVIAPILEKELGVNCFIDESFDTDLLGTFTGEVERELDPVSTVREKCLRAMRQNNCDLGVASEGSFGPHPTMFFINADDEFLIFIDTLHSVEIIVRELSTSTNFNGKQLQSESELMAFAQQADFPNHGLILRKSKDENSAIFKGITDPETLKKTFELLYSKYNSVYAETDMRAMYNPTRMNVIEKATERLVQKIKSTCPQCQMPGFGITEAKKGLECSLCGLPTNSTLSYIYICRHCGCTKEEMYPNNKTTEDPMYCDYCNP
- the pdxA gene encoding 4-hydroxythreonine-4-phosphate dehydrogenase PdxA, which codes for MSELNLDKPVIGITMGDYNGVGPEVILKVLQNNQLNRICVPVIYGSMRLLNRYRNQMDMKEWNLFGLQKIEQANPKVTNVITCWPNTDEDIQPGKVTPEAGKGAFESLKRAVEDLKAGKLDALVTAPINKNNIQNDEFNFPGHTEYLAEAFGVKEPLMFMVSNVLRVGVVTGHMPLSEVPAHITKEKIIAKLQAMLKSLRGDFGIRKPRIAVLGLNPHAGENGLLGSEEEEIITPALKELRNKGQLIYGPYPADGFFAAQTYRKFDAVLAMYHDQGLTPFKTIAFSEGVNFTAGLPVVRTSPDHGTAYDIAGKNQADETSIRQAIYTACDIVKHRKEQAELEKNALKKNPVVEKMTSQEEK
- a CDS encoding 2-hydroxyacid dehydrogenase gives rise to the protein MKILIVDEMHPSLFPMLDEAGLAYRYEPAFKRAHILSHIADYEGLVIRSKTVIDEEVLLQAPRLRFVARAGAGLDLIDLEAIRRRDIQVFAANEGNRDAVAEHAVGMLLGLFAHIVKADREVRQGLWNREGNRGIELMGKTVGLIGYGFNGSATARRLNGFGCRVLAYDKYLVNYGDEYAQESTMEAIMAQADVISLHVPLTSETRLMLNDDFIAAVARPFFLLNIARGEIVQLEAVVRGLESGKVRGAGLDVLENEKLSTLTPEQQKAFDYLRTSPRVILTPHVAGWTQESYAKINEALVKQIMTHIRVNAAH